A genome region from Triticum aestivum cultivar Chinese Spring chromosome 2B, IWGSC CS RefSeq v2.1, whole genome shotgun sequence includes the following:
- the LOC123042384 gene encoding spermidine hydroxycinnamoyltransferase 2: MVHFRARRSAPELVAPARPTPHEAKTLSDIDDFSECRYYASAIDFFSHDPTVDNLHPARSIVAALAEALVYYHPIAGRLREIPGGKLVVDCTGEGVVFVEADADVSLEELGGQPPYPCAEEFVCAGVVEGGSGAVVVVGRPLFYMQVTRLKDGAFVLGFQVCHVIADAAGVTQFIGAIAELARGEAHPSVSPVWEREIFKARDPPRVRHGVYPAYDPSSPSRTVLGDHDDVDDPMLSTPTEEMVGRYLRFGPKEVAALRMHLDAAQPCTTFELLTAFLWRCRTAALGYRSWQRVRLVLRVDARGNRRCKLDPPIPRGYYGNAVLRPMAEAGVEDLCSRPLGHAVGLVRKAKLCATEEHFRSMVDMMASARMAERLVASRRVFHVSDLTRLGQADKFNFGWARRVGGGLPRIGISSFLMACKNEHGEDTIVVPMLLPRHATERLAKEISMWVGDKFVIRSSM, translated from the exons ATGGTGCACTTCAGGGCTCGCCGAAGCGCACCGGAGCTGGTGGCGCCGGCGCGGCCGACGCCCCACGAGGCCAAGACGCTCTCCGACATCGACGACTTCTCCGAGTGCCGGTACTACGCCTCCGCGATCGACTTCTTTAGCCACGACCCGACGGTGGACAACCTCCACCCAGCCAGATCAATCGTGGCGGCCCTGGCAGAGGCGCTTGTTTACTACCACCCGATCGCTGGCCGCCTCCGGGAGATCCCCGGCGGCAAGCTCGTGGTTGACTGCACTGGCGAAGGGGTGGTGTTCGTGGAGGCCGACGCCGACGTGTCGCTCGAGGAGCTCGGCGGGCAGCCCCCCTATCCGTGCGCCGAGGAGTTTGTCTGCGCTGGCGTGGTCGAGGGCGGCAGTGGCGCCGTCGTCGTAGTTGGCCGACCGCTCTTCTACATGCAG GTGACGAGACTAAAAGACGGTGCATTTGTGCTGGGTTTCCAAGTGTGCCATGTCATCGCCGACGCCGCCGGCGTGACGCAGTTCATCGGGGCGATAGCCGAGTTGGCACGCGGCGAAGCACATCCGTCCGTATCGCCAGTGTGGGAGAGGGAGATCTTCAAGGCGCGTGACCCACCTCGCGTCCGGCATGGTGTCTACCCAGCGTATGACCCATCGTCGCCAAGTAGAACTGTCCTCGGTGACCACGACGACGTTGACGATCCTATGCTGTCGACGCCGACGGAAGAAATGGTTGGGCGATACCTGCGCTTTGGCCCGAAGGAGGTCGCCGCTCTACGAATGCATCTGGATGCGGCGCAGCCATGCACGACGTTCGAGCTCTTAACTGCTTTCCTGTGGAGATGCCGCACGGCGGCGCTGGGCTACCGTTCCTGGCAACGCGTCCGGCTCGTGTTGCGTGTGGACGCGCGTGGCAACCGCCGGTGCAAGCTCGACCCGCCGATCCCGAGAGGGTACTACGGCAACGCCGTCCTCCGGCCGATGGCAGAGGCCGGAGTCGAGGATCTCTGCAGCAGGCCTCTGGGGCACGCTGTAGGGCTCGTGCGGAAGGCGAAGCTCTGCGCCACGGAGGAGCACTTCAGGTCCATGGTGGACATGATGGCGTCGGCGCGCATGGCCGAGCGGTTGGTAGCGAGTCGGCGAGTGTTCCATGTGTCTGACCTCACTCGGCTCGGGCAGGCGGATAAATTTAATTTTGGTTGGGCCAGAAGGGTTGGTGGTGGGTTGCCGAGGATAGGGATCTCAAGCTTTCTCATGGCTTGCAAGAACGAGCATGGCGAGGACACAATTGTAGTGCCCATGTTATTGCCCAGACATGCCACGGAGAGGCTGGCAAAGGAGATATCCATGTGGGTTGGAGATAAGTTTGTTATACGCAGCTCCATGTGA